The sequence CGTCGCAGGCTGGCGATGGTGGCGGTAATTTCCTCGCCGGCGATGTTGTAGCTGACCTCGTCACCGAGCGCCAGGCCGAGCCGTTCGGCCGCTTCCTCTTCGAAAGATACCAGTGCCCCGGTGCTATCGGCTGGCCACCACTCGCCAGCAACCACGGTGTTCGAGTCCGGCAAGGTGTCGAGCATGGTCAGGTTGGCTTCGCGCTCGGCAAATCCCCGGGCCCGTTCGCTGCCGAAGTCGATGTCGGTGATCGCTTCGCCATTGATGTGCGTCAGGCGCGCCCGGACCAGCGCCGAGAAACTTGGCGGCTCGATGCCCTCGTCGTCGAAAAACTCGCTGACACCGGCGCGTTCATCCGGCTGGATGTTGATCATGAAGAAGTTCGGCGCGTTCTCGGGCAGCATGGCCTGCCAGCTGGCAAGCAGGTCGGTGCGCACCACTGCCAGCAACAGCAGCACCATCATGCCGAGACCGAAGGCCACGGACTGGATCACGCTGTCGCGACCACGTCGGACAATGCTGGCAATGCCGAACCGCCAGGCCACGCCGACGCCGGAGCGGGCGCGCCCCAGCAACCAGACCAGCAGCGCGGCACCACTGGCCAGCAACACCGCGCCGGCGGCCGTGCCGCCGAGCACGTAGGCAGAGAGTTTCGTGTCGTTGGTTTCGATCAACAGGATGGCAACGATGGCCGCGAGCGCGATGCCGTATACCAGCCAGCCGGACAGCGGCGCCGCCCCGACATCCCGTCGCAGCACGCGCATCGGCGTGGTCCCGGCCAGCCCCAGTACCGGCGGCATGCCGAAGCCGGCGAGGATGATGATGCCAAGGCCCAGCGCCCAGGGTGCCGGGTCCAGCGAGGCCGGTGGCAGGTCCTGGCCGACAAAATCCCGCAGCAGTTCGACCAGCACCAGTTGGGCGCCGTAACCGAGCAGCAGCCCGGCGAAGCCCGCCAGCAGGGCGAGCAGCAGCAGTTGCGACAGGTAACTCAGCAATACCGTGCGCCGCGGCAGGCCCAGGCACTTCAGAATGGCGACCGTGTCGGTTTCGCGCGAGGTGTAGCGACGCGCCGCCATGGCAATCGCGATGCCGGCCAGCAGCACGGACACCAGTGCGGCGAGGTTCAGGAAGCGATCGGCACGATCGATCGCATTCACCAGCTCGGGACGACCATCCTTGATGTCCAGCAGGCGTTCGCGTGCGCCGAGCTGTGGTTCGATGAAGTCACGCAGCTCGTCGATGGCTTCGCGCTCGCCCGCCATCAAGAGGCGGTGGGTGACCCGACTGGCCGGGCCGATCAGCTCGGTACTGTCCAGTTCCTCGGCACGCATCAGCAGCATCGGCGCGATCTCGACAAAACTGAAACCCTGGTCCGGCGTGTACTCGAGCACCTTGTCGACAGTGAAGTCCTGCTTGCCGACCCGCACGGTGTCACCAACCTCGACACCCAGTGCGGCCAGCAGCCGTGGTTCGACCCAGACCGTGCCAGGCGGGGGGAGTGCGTCGGTTTCGCTGGCTGTCGCGAATGCCCGTTCCGTGATGCGCAGCTTGCCACGCAATGGATAGCCGGCTTCGGCGCCACGGATTTCCGACAGCTGGGCGGCATTCTCGGTGGTCACCACGCTGGCAAAGGTTCGTGTCAGCGCGACCTCGAGACCGGCAGACTCGGCGCGCGCCCGGAACTCGGGCGGGAAGGCCTGGCGGGATTGGACGACCAGGTCGGCGGCCAGTGATTCCGTCGCGCGGCGCTCGACCGCAGTGCGGACACGGTCGGTGAAGAAACTCACCGAGCTCAACGCGCCAACGGCAATCACCAGCGCTATCACCAGGATGGCCAGCTCGCCAGAGCGCCATTCCCGGCGCAACTGGCGAGATGCGAGTACCAGTGGATTCATGCGCCGGCCTCGCTTTGCTTCACCAGCCTGCCGGCATCGAGGCTCAACACGCGATCGCAGCGCGCTGCGAGGCGGTCGTCATGGGTGACCAGCACCAGCGTGGTGTTGTTCTTGCGGTTCAGC comes from Gammaproteobacteria bacterium and encodes:
- a CDS encoding FtsX-like permease family protein, whose translation is MNPLVLASRQLRREWRSGELAILVIALVIAVGALSSVSFFTDRVRTAVERRATESLAADLVVQSRQAFPPEFRARAESAGLEVALTRTFASVVTTENAAQLSEIRGAEAGYPLRGKLRITERAFATASETDALPPPGTVWVEPRLLAALGVEVGDTVRVGKQDFTVDKVLEYTPDQGFSFVEIAPMLLMRAEELDSTELIGPASRVTHRLLMAGEREAIDELRDFIEPQLGARERLLDIKDGRPELVNAIDRADRFLNLAALVSVLLAGIAIAMAARRYTSRETDTVAILKCLGLPRRTVLLSYLSQLLLLALLAGFAGLLLGYGAQLVLVELLRDFVGQDLPPASLDPAPWALGLGIIILAGFGMPPVLGLAGTTPMRVLRRDVGAAPLSGWLVYGIALAAIVAILLIETNDTKLSAYVLGGTAAGAVLLASGAALLVWLLGRARSGVGVAWRFGIASIVRRGRDSVIQSVAFGLGMMVLLLLAVVRTDLLASWQAMLPENAPNFFMINIQPDERAGVSEFFDDEGIEPPSFSALVRARLTHINGEAITDIDFGSERARGFAEREANLTMLDTLPDSNTVVAGEWWPADSTGALVSFEEEAAERLGLALGDEVSYNIAGEEITATIASLRRIDWDSFQPNFFMAFPPGFLEVYPATYISSIYVPERKSNAMVRLLREFPSVTVIDLDAILTQVRDVMDQAALAVEYVFLFTLLAGVLVLLAAVQASRDERRFESAILRTLGATRQNVMAGVIAEFTLLGLLSAVLATVVAFVAGWALATQIFELDYQPGWGLWLIGLIAGTLWVSATGVLATRRVVRQPPLMTLRRR